In one Azospirillum sp. TSH100 genomic region, the following are encoded:
- the znuA gene encoding zinc ABC transporter substrate-binding protein ZnuA — MRRFALSAILTGALVASATAALPAWAEAPKVVVSIKPIHSLVASVMHGVGTPTLLVRGGASPHSYTMKPSDAKALSAADLVVWVGPEMEGFLEKPLQANAPKATKLTLMDLKGLTLLQTREGGAWEAHDHGHEGHGHDGHKDHDHEDHDGHKDGDDDHDELNTHIWLDPANARAIVTAAADALAGRDPANAEAYRTNADRTLQAIDALDAELKATLAPLKDKPFVVFHDAYQYFEARYDLSAVGSITVSPDRRPSAKRLSAIRAKIAGLNAACVFAEPQFEPTLVRTVVEGTKAKTGVLDPEGADLPEGEALYPTLLRNLAASLRGCLGA, encoded by the coding sequence ATGCGCCGCTTCGCGCTGTCCGCCATCCTGACCGGCGCTCTTGTCGCCAGCGCCACCGCTGCCCTGCCGGCCTGGGCCGAAGCGCCGAAGGTGGTGGTGTCGATCAAGCCGATCCACTCCCTGGTCGCGTCCGTGATGCATGGGGTGGGCACGCCGACCCTGCTGGTCCGCGGCGGCGCCTCGCCGCACAGCTACACGATGAAGCCGTCGGACGCGAAGGCACTGTCGGCCGCCGATCTGGTGGTCTGGGTCGGTCCCGAGATGGAAGGCTTCCTGGAAAAGCCGTTGCAGGCCAACGCGCCGAAGGCGACGAAGCTGACCCTGATGGACCTGAAGGGCCTCACCCTGCTGCAAACCCGCGAAGGCGGCGCTTGGGAGGCGCATGACCATGGGCATGAGGGGCACGGCCATGACGGGCATAAGGACCATGACCATGAGGATCATGACGGCCATAAGGATGGCGACGACGACCACGACGAACTGAACACCCACATCTGGCTCGACCCGGCCAATGCCCGCGCCATCGTCACCGCGGCGGCCGACGCCCTGGCCGGCAGGGATCCGGCGAATGCGGAGGCCTACCGCACCAACGCCGACCGCACGCTCCAGGCCATCGACGCGCTGGATGCGGAGCTGAAGGCGACACTGGCGCCGCTAAAGGACAAGCCCTTCGTCGTCTTCCACGACGCCTACCAGTATTTCGAGGCGCGCTACGACCTGTCGGCCGTCGGTTCCATCACCGTCAGCCCCGACCGCCGTCCGTCCGCCAAGCGGTTGTCCGCCATCCGCGCCAAGATCGCCGGGCTGAACGCCGCCTGCGTCTTCGCCGAACCGCAATTCGAACCGACTCTGGTCCGCACCGTGGTCGAGGGCACCAAGGCGAAGACCGGCGTGCTCGATCCCGAGGGCGCCGACCTGCCGGAGGGCGAGGCGCTCTATCCCACCCTGCTGCGCAACCTCGCCGCATCGCTGCGCGGCTGCCTTGGCGCTTAA
- the dapB gene encoding 4-hydroxy-tetrahydrodipicolinate reductase, whose amino-acid sequence MKIGVVGCAGRMGQMLVREIAATAGCTLAGGTERVGGPALGKDLGILAGIDPLGVTAIDDPVALFADCDAVIDFTSPESTERHAALAAQSETVLVVGTTGLNPSQQAAIATAATHTAIVQSPNMSLGVNLLLALVEQVAHALDDDFDIDILEMHHRRKVDAPSGTALGLGRAAAAGRGVVLEDVWQKVRDGHTGARPRGEIGFATLRGGDVIGDHTVMFASEGERIELTHKASGRGIYAKGAVRAALWAQDKTPGLYSMRDVLGV is encoded by the coding sequence ATGAAGATCGGTGTCGTCGGGTGCGCGGGGCGCATGGGCCAGATGCTGGTGCGCGAGATCGCGGCGACCGCGGGCTGCACGCTGGCCGGCGGGACCGAGCGGGTTGGCGGCCCGGCTCTGGGCAAGGATCTGGGCATCCTGGCCGGGATCGACCCGCTGGGCGTGACCGCCATCGACGACCCGGTCGCGCTGTTCGCCGACTGCGATGCGGTGATCGACTTCACCAGCCCGGAGTCGACGGAGCGGCATGCGGCGCTGGCCGCCCAATCGGAAACCGTGCTGGTCGTCGGCACCACCGGCCTCAACCCGTCGCAGCAGGCGGCCATCGCCACCGCAGCCACCCACACCGCCATCGTCCAGTCGCCCAACATGTCGCTGGGCGTCAACCTGCTGCTGGCTCTGGTCGAACAGGTCGCCCACGCGCTGGACGACGATTTCGACATCGACATCCTGGAGATGCACCACCGCCGCAAGGTCGATGCGCCGTCGGGCACCGCGCTCGGCCTCGGCCGCGCCGCGGCGGCCGGGCGCGGTGTGGTGCTGGAGGATGTCTGGCAGAAGGTGCGCGACGGCCACACCGGCGCCCGCCCGCGCGGCGAGATCGGCTTCGCAACCCTGCGCGGCGGTGACGTGATCGGCGACCACACCGTGATGTTCGCCAGCGAGGGCGAGCGGATCGAGCTGACCCACAAGGCGTCGGGCCGCGGGATCTACGCCAAGGGCGCCGTCCGCGCCGCCCTGTGGGCGCAGGACAAGACCCCCGGCCTCTACAGCATGCGCGACGTGCTGGGCGTCTGA
- the znuC gene encoding zinc ABC transporter ATP-binding protein ZnuC, with translation MSIPHPSRDTSPLFAGPLAWTEDLTVRFGRRTVLDRVNIAVQPGEVVTLIGPNGAGKTTLVRAVLGLTAPDGGRVLRRPNLRVGYMPQKLSVDQTLPLTVRRFLALWRPVTAEQVAAALEEAGVTRLADSAVQTISGGEMQRVLLARALLGEPDLLVLDEPDQAVDVHGQAELFNRIAQVRQRRGCGVLLVSHDLHTVMARTDRVICLNGHVCCSGRPEDVSRHPEYHALFGGHARDLAVYVHHHDHAHAEDGKVVHDHDGDCCHG, from the coding sequence ATGTCAATACCCCACCCAAGTCGCGACACCTCCCCGCTGTTCGCCGGTCCGCTCGCCTGGACCGAGGATCTGACCGTCCGTTTCGGCCGCCGCACCGTGCTCGACCGCGTCAACATCGCCGTCCAGCCGGGGGAGGTGGTGACGCTGATCGGCCCGAACGGCGCCGGCAAGACGACGCTGGTGCGCGCCGTGCTGGGGCTGACCGCGCCCGACGGCGGGCGGGTGCTGCGGCGGCCCAACCTGCGCGTCGGCTACATGCCGCAGAAGCTGTCGGTCGACCAGACGCTGCCGCTGACCGTGCGCCGGTTCCTGGCGCTGTGGCGGCCGGTGACCGCCGAGCAGGTGGCGGCGGCGCTGGAGGAGGCCGGGGTGACGCGGCTTGCCGACTCGGCGGTGCAGACGATTTCCGGCGGCGAGATGCAGCGGGTGCTGCTGGCCCGCGCCCTGCTGGGCGAACCGGACCTGCTGGTGCTGGACGAACCCGACCAGGCGGTTGACGTGCATGGGCAGGCGGAGCTGTTCAACCGCATCGCCCAGGTGCGGCAGCGGCGCGGCTGCGGCGTGCTGCTGGTCAGCCACGACCTGCACACGGTGATGGCGCGCACCGACCGGGTGATCTGCCTGAACGGCCATGTCTGCTGTTCCGGCCGGCCGGAGGATGTCAGCCGGCACCCGGAATATCATGCCCTGTTCGGCGGCCATGCCCGCGACCTCGCCGTCTATGTCCACCACCACGACCATGCCCATGCCGAGGACGGCAAGGTCGTGCATGACCATGACGGGGACTGCTGCCATGGATGA